ATTTTACtgatattttaaaactttaacacttagccttttcttctttagttttttctgCAAAATTCTTGGGCACATattttgaggaggaggaggaggagcatttttatttatagaaggaggaggaggaagtttattttttggaataggaagaggaggaagcttattttttaaaggagaaggaggaaattaattttttggaggaggaggaggaggatttgTATTTataggagaaggaggaggaggaagttttttttaggaggagggagaggaggaagtttattttttaaaggagaaggaggaggaagttaattttttggaggaggaagtttattttttgaaggagaaggaggaggaagttaaTTTTTGGatgaggaagaggaagaagtttattttttgaaggagaaggagggaattaatttttttttgaggaGGATTTTTATGTataggagaaggaggaggaagtttattatttggacgaggaagaggaggaggaagtttattttttggaggaggaggaggaggaggatttttatttatagcaggaggagggagaggagagagagaaggaagtttattttttggaggaggaggaggaggaagtttattttttggtcgaggaagaggaggaagtttattttttgaaggaggaggaggaggaattttattttttggaggagGTGGAAGAGGAGGATTTGTATTTacagcaggaggaggaggaggatctagttttttttttggacgaggaagaggaggaggaagtttattttttcgacgaggaagaggaggaagcttattttttgaaggagaaggaggaaatttattatttggaggaggaggaggaggaggaagtttttttttaaggaggagggagaggaggaagtttttttttaaggagaaggaggaggaagttaattttttggaggaggaagtttattttttgaaggagaaggaggaggaagttaatttttggaggaggaagaggaagaagttcattttttgaaggagaaggagggaattaatttttttgaggaggaggatttttatgtataggaggaggaggaggaagtttattttttgaaggaggaggaggaggaagtttatttttggaggaggaggaggaggaggaggaggaggaagtttattttttgaaggagaaggaggaaattaattatttggaggaggaggaggaggaggaagttttttttaggaggagggagaggaggaagtttattttttaaaggagaaggaggaggaagttaatttttggaggaggaagaggaagaagtttattttttgaaggagaaggagggaaataatttttttgaggAGGATTCTTATgtataggaggaggaggaggaagtttattttttggacgaggaagaggaggaggaagtttattttttggaggaggaggaggaggaggaggatttttatttatagcaggaggagggagaggagagagagaaggaagtttattttttggaggaggaggaggaggaggaagtttattttttggtcgaggaagaggaggaaatttattttttgaaggaggaggaggaggaattttattttttggaggaggtggaggaggatTTGTATTtgcagcaggaggaggaggaggatctagtttatttttttggacgaggaagaggaggaggaagtttattttttcgacgaggaagaggaggaagcttattttttgaaggagaaggaggaaattaattatttggaggaggaggaggaggaggaagtttttttttaggaggagggagaggaggaagtttattttttaaaggagaaggaggaggaagttaatttttggaggaggaagaggaagaagtttattttttgaaggagaaggagggaaataatttttttgaggATTTTTATgtataggaggaggaggaggaagtttattttttggacgaggaagaggaggaggaagtttattttttggaggaggaggaggatttttatttatagcaggaggagggagaggagagagaaggaagtttattttttggaggaggaggaggaggaggaggaggaagtttaatttttggtcgaggaaaaggaggaaatttattttttgaacgaggaggaggaggaattttattttttgcaggaggtggaggaggatTTGTATTTAGGGGAGGGCGGACCCATGTTGGACACTGTTTCAAGTCGGACAGTGTcttaaaatataggaaaaattgctttaaaattcTAGATTTCACACGAATTGTTCTAGATGTGATGATGCTGGATCCTGTGTAGTTAATTAATTTCCCGACAGTAGAACGGGAGTTataggaggaagaaaaaacacgataaattattgcaaaattttacacccgaATTATTGATCTTGCTCCAAGTTTGtttgagtaaaaaaatttttaaacacatcAGTGTGTAAAACAGTTTATCCTTTACAATTGTGtgtaagaaaattatttttaggtgcTTTGGTGTAcctaaaattaatgaatttgcGGGGGGCATGATTTTGGGGCCATTTTGGACAATTCCATGGGGTAATATTGGACAATGGGTAATATATGGACTTCAGCGCCAcctacattttttccccatctcgCCCCATTTAAAAGTTGTAATTCTTTCCCttcaagaaaactttttcagttttaaagatataatttccaaaatttgtttggggttaAACTACATTACCATCtacatttcctgattttttcataatttttaattcatacTATCCCTCTTTTAATACCCTGTCCAACTTGGTACAGGCCCCTGTCAATGTCACCCCGGATCGGTaaaaaaataccgaaaaatggaaatcaatgtaagttcttaaattttaaagttacacattttaaaaaaatcaaggggGTGGAGGCAAGGCTAAAGAATGACcttagccaaaaaaaaactcttttgccTAAGGGGATCGGGAGATATGCGGGAAAAACCGCGACTGTCCAAGATgggtccggtctcccctaaagcaggaggaggaggaggatctagtttatttttttggacgaggaagaggaggaggaagtttattttttggaataggaagaggaggaagcttattttttgaaggagaaggaggaaattaattttttggaggaggaggaggaggatttgTATTTataggagaaggaggaggaggaagtttttttttaggaggagggagaggaggaagtttattttttaaaggagaaggaggaggaagttaattttttggaggaggaagtttattttttgaaggagaaggaggaggaagttaattttgggaggaggaagaggaagaagtttattttttgaaggagaaggagggaattaatttttttttaggaggatttttttatgtataggaggaggaggaggaagtttattttttggacgaggaagaggaggaggaagtttattttttggaggaggaggaggatttttatttacagcaggaggagggagaggagagagagaaggaagttttttttttggaggaggaggaggaggaagtttattttttggtcgaggaagaggagaaagtttattttttgaaggaggaggaggaggaattttattttttggaggaggtagaggaggaggatttgTATTTacagcaggaggaggaggaggatctagtttatttttttggacgaggaagaggaggaggaagtttattttttggaataggaagaggaggaagcttattttttgaaggagaaggaggaaattaattttttggaggAGGATTTGTATTTataggagaaggaggaggaggaagtttttttttaggaggagggagaggaggaagttttttttttaaggagaaggaggaggaagttaattttttggaggaggaagtttattttttgaaggagaaggaggaggaagttaatttttggaggaggaagaggaagaagtttattttttgaaggagaaggagggaattaatttttttgaggaggaggatttttatgtataggaggaggaggaggaagtttattttttgaaggaggaggaggaggaagtttatttttgaaggaggaggaggaggaggaggaggaggaggaggaagtttattttttggaagagGAGAGTCAAGTTGGCTGGAGTGGCAGTACAAACAACAGCTATTACCCGGTTCGAGTATGAATATTGTATATTAGTATTTAGGTGATAACTGATAAGTAGCGCTAGTTTAAGCCCAATTCAtacttaaattttaattttagtcGCTAGAGCCTAGATGCCATTTTCGAGGCGCGCAGCCGCAGTTCAAaccgttttccattttctacgCGCGCAGTTCAAAATTTCCACCCCGCGCGCCTTTAAGAGGGGGTGACAACCCGGCGTGGGTAGAATGGGTGGGGAAGAAAGGGACAAAAACgggcaaataaataaaaactgtttttaattCACAATTGACTAGATTAAATATGacgcgaaaaatctgaaaatgtaGACTTCTGTTGAGCTTGCGAAgttcttcatttcagagttttccgcgtCTTCTTAGCTCTACCCGTTCTTTAATTATTCCCCTTcaaagtaccctaatttgcatGGAGCACTATAGAgtgttcccaaacttagggaTCCATTTTTAACCTACCCTCCTCTTGAtaggaaaaatctgaaaaaaaatcagcttaaTGAATAATGATACCCATAatggctacggccaaaaaatatTCGCTGCGATCCgacgaaaatttgatttttcggatcgccgagaaaaaaaagtcaaactccataaggttctctctctcgcgcgcgcgcgttcccaaactttaggtaggtactgtagTATAAACAATGTATATGCTAgtgaaattataattatttttctgtacGACAATATCTTATACATGCACATTTCTAAGAATatattggaagaaaaatagaattactgttggaaaaaatatCCAACCGTTCGTCAAATGCgagaaaaaattggaactcACTCAACTACAAATAGATCAGCTACAATTACAGCATTTGCCATAAAGAACGTAATATTTTGCTGTGCCTATTAATCTTAATCTTTCAAAGAATGATTCCTTATCTATTTTGTctttaaaaatgaagcaaTAAGATTTGGTCCGCTTTGTGTATAACGTGTTAGCTATTGATGTAGTATACTTACTAtacatgtaattttttttaaaggtaacATAAAAACATGCTGAAACTGGCGATCattatacagaaaaaaaaatggttgaaatCAATGTAATGTCTTGGGTaagaattgaaatgaaacagCACACGAACTTAGTAAAAATgtataaggaaaaaaagaaagaaataccaGAAATACTTGGGATAGAAACACAGATAGGGTCCCTATCTGTATGTATTCCTATCATAGGGATACACATTACAAGAggatacaatttaaaaaaatacttgaggATAGAAATACACAGTGTATTCAGACATAATTGGTGAAAACcagaaatatatttataagatttgaaaacaaacgaaattgtTAAATTACTCTTCTAACGTTCACAGATGAGCTCCACAACGCCCGGCTCCATCAATACAGGTTCCAAGCAGCGTTGGACTGCACTCGACAAAATTTCGTCCAGCAAACTGTGAACcaaactggaaaacaaaaataattaataaatcaTCTTTAGGATTAATTATCACTGACAAATTTAAGCGCTGGAATACTTCTCATCGAAGGTGAATCGCCACAAGAAAAGTTGCAAGTAGTAGCAATCTACTTGAATTTGCTGAATGCCATACTTTCCAAATGTCTTTAGACGAACACATTCCAAGAATCCCTAAATAGGCCCAGACGAAATGTTAATAAGCATAatacagaaaaattaatttttcaaacctTAAGGCAGATTTTAATAATGGCCATGACGACAGATCCTTTATTGGGCTCAACGGTTCCCGACAAATCAATTCGttcagaaaataatttctgtATATTATTCAGTAATGAAGAGTCCAGCTGAGAAGGACCCAATGATGACCAAGATGATTTTTGTTGCATTCTGGAGCTACTGTTAAGTGTAAttaatacagaaaaaaaaagaaaaataatcctAAAACTTTGTAAATCgtattcatttgaaataattcaaacctGTGATGTGTTCGGCGGGAAGAATCTGagctcctttcttttcttgatccTTCTTCGTACAGTTGAGCTGCATGGGAATCTACTCGACTTATCTCTTCCAACACACGCTTGATGACAGGTCTAACGCCACGAGGTTCACTAGCGGTTAACCAATCGCGAGAATCCATCGACTTACGAATCATCTTCCAAGCAAAAATAAAGCGGTGAACGCTATTGCATAACTATCCCATAACCAACATTAGCAAACACACTCACCTGAACGAGAACGTGACTTTCACTTTGAACATAACTTTGCAAAAGCGACTGTGAAGTTTGTTTGAAGTCGAGAGTTATAACAGATATCGGAGTCAGATGGTCTCCTTGAAAACCGACTGGAATGTCAAACTGTTCCTCTATTAAAGACAACTGCAAATCACACAAATTTACGTTAAAATTCTGAAGagatattttgtttgaattcaattcaattaccAAGGATTGAGCCAAATTTTGACTAAAATCGATTGCCACCCGAGAGAGGACAAGAATTAGAGTCGGAGACGCGCTATCTTTCCCCGTTACGTTGCTCAGATTTGCTAACATAGTGGAAAGTTTACTCAACGACTGTACTAATACTTCTTCCCGTACGTAACGTCGACCAAATGTCTGACGGAATTGAGAATCTTGAGAAAAAGTAACGTGATTTCCTACAAAggcctaaataaaaaataaatgttgaattttaaCGGGTATAAAATGACACAGAACCTTACGATAATACCGTTAGAGCAACAAAAGCacgatgaatgtgttccacgaGAGCCCCTTCAATAAATTTGACCGAACCGTGTGGCTGATTATCGTTATTCCAGGAATCACGCCAGCCTTGTAGTTCACTTGTCCATTTGATAACAAGAGCGTCGGCTGTTCGATGTGAAATTATTCGAGCAATTTCAGTAATGAGAGTGAAGCTCCATTGCTTATCCACCAGTAATAGTCGCTGAACGGCCAATAGACGACGATGAAATTTATCCAAAGCCGCAACTACTGACAAACAGCAGGCTTCACTTATCTCGAATCCGATGATTTCGACAATTTTACTTTCCACTACAGggacgaaaaggaaattttatgACATGAGCTAATTTCTAGGGTGAAATATATAGCTCCTTACCTATTGGGCAAAGTTGATTAATAACATCCGTGGCCATGCTATTCATCCCCCTGTTAATTCAACGTATTATGATGAAAacgcaaaaaatttaaaccataaaatcaataaaaagtaaaacataCTCATTATGTTTCGATATGGTTGaagggaaaatgttgttgaagGTTGCAATGGTAAGAGCAACGTTATTCAATGCTGTATTGCAGCATTTTTCAATGAATATGAGGACCACTTCTCCATTATTTTCACCAGACCACACATATGAGGATAGATCTTCCAAATCTTTTTCTAACCTCACTTTATTGATTTCAAGAAATTCTCTTGCAAGGTCAGTGGAAGATTCACCTAGTTTGCATAAAAGAGATGCAGATTCTTCTAGTTCCTGGGAAGTTACCTATGAATTCCATGAACATGTCATGTAAAATTCCACAATAGACATTTTGGTTAGTTTCTTATTATCTTACTTTCCaacataatattttttttacagcttaCCTCAGCTCTGCTGAATTGCACCTTTAGGCATTTCCTGAGTgtttcaacaatttctttgCAATCTGATTGGATTCCACTAAAAGAAGGATGATCTCCAAAATCTTGAAGAACTTGCTCAGATTTTGCATAATACTTAACAGCCTAAACAAGAAACATTATAGTTTAATACAGGAAATATAGACAGATAATGTCAATGAAACAAACCAAtgaataattcttttcttctacaCATGTTTTCAGCTTGTTGGGaagatcaaacaaaaattgcaaattttttaGCAGTTCGTGAATGTTTGAAAGCTTTGTTATTTGTTGGCGCCGATCCTAAAAAGACAGggtcattattattaaaaatttaatcaactcTAAACTCAAATATTTCACCAACCTGTAAATTTGAAGATATATTGTTGGCAAATGTTGCAATATGAGACATGTCTTGAACTAACTTCTCCATTTCATCTTCCATAGTTTTGAAATCACTTTTCATTTGGCGGATGGTATCAGTGGCAAGGataaatttattataattttcatAAACCAAAGTTTGCATTTCTGAATCAAGTGATTGAATTTCACGAACAAGTTCCTGTTCTTTATCTATAAGTTGCTTTAAGCTGGTTTCCTATTGAAAAACATCCAAGCAcataaaagttttattttattatttggcaaaataagaaatagaataTGATTACCTGAACCAGTTTGTCAACATAGGCATCAGCATTAAAGTGCTTTCCATCCACGTCAAAAAGGTTTTCTACATCCTTTTCTTCTGTTATCCCATAGTATTGAGAAAGaagattgtttctttttcttttatcgttttCATTTAGTTCTTTACTCATTTTGACGTTTTTCATTGGCACTGTTCACCAACTGATTAGTGATTACACATACCGCACATACATTTCTTTAGTTGTAaccacagactaagagggtAAAGACCACGAACGGCTATAAACCCCTTGAAGCGATGCTCGTCCTATGCCGTATGGTGGCGCGTCGAGCACACAAAACGaaagccattatttttcctctttccctACTGATTAGAGTCTTCACACACCGTAAGTTTATAATTGAACCATTAACATATCAATAGTGATGTTTTGTGTAAATATAGCTTAGATATCTCCCATGttgtgggaatttttttaaatttctatgtgATGTCTAGATACAATCCATAAATTCCTTTATTAAACCCcctttttgcccattttcagGCCCAGGAAACAGCGTTTCAAGATTTTCTGAAATGGGcctgaaaatcgtgaaacgcTGTTTCCTGGGCctgaaaatgggcaaaaaggGGGTTTAATAAAGGAATTTATAGATTGTATCTAGACATcacatagaaatttaaaaaaattcccacaaCATGGGAGATATCTAAGCTATATTTACAC
This window of the Daphnia pulex isolate KAP4 chromosome 5, ASM2113471v1 genome carries:
- the LOC124194100 gene encoding vacuolar protein sorting-associated protein 51 homolog isoform X1; this translates as MKNVKMSKELNENDKRKRNNLLSQYYGITEEKDVENLFDVDGKHFNADAYVDKLVQETSLKQLIDKEQELVREIQSLDSEMQTLVYENYNKFILATDTIRQMKSDFKTMEDEMEKLVQDMSHIATFANNISSNLQDRRQQITKLSNIHELLKNLQFLFDLPNKLKTCVEEKNYSLAVKYYAKSEQVLQDFGDHPSFSGIQSDCKEIVETLRKCLKVQFSRAEVTSQELEESASLLCKLGESSTDLAREFLEINKVRLEKDLEDLSSYVWSGENNGEVVLIFIEKCCNTALNNVALTIATFNNIFPSTISKHNEGMNSMATDVINQLCPIVESKIVEIIGFEISEACCLSVVAALDKFHRRLLAVQRLLLVDKQWSFTLITEIARIISHRTADALVIKWTSELQGWRDSWNNDNQPHGSVKFIEGALVEHIHRAFVALTAFVGNHVTFSQDSQFRQTFGRRYVREEVLVQSLSKLSTMLANLSNVTGKDSASPTLILVLSRVAIDFSQNLAQSLVIELNSNKISLQNFNVNLCDLQLSLIEEQFDIPVGFQGDHLTPISVITLDFKQTSQSLLQSYVQSESHVLVQMIRKSMDSRDWLTASEPRGVRPVIKRVLEEISRVDSHAAQLYEEGSRKERSSDSSRRTHHSSSRMQQKSSWSSLGPSQLDSSLLNNIQKLFSERIDLSGTVEPNKGSVVMAIIKICLKGFLECVRLKTFGKYGIQQIQVDCYYLQLFLWRFTFDENLVHSLLDEILSSAVQRCLEPVLMEPGVVELICER
- the LOC124194100 gene encoding vacuolar protein sorting-associated protein 51 homolog isoform X2 yields the protein MKNVKMSKELNENDKRKRNNLLSQYYGITEEKDVENLFDVDGKHFNADAYVDKLVQETSLKQLIDKEQELVREIQSLDSEMQTLVYENYNKFILATDTIRQMKSDFKTMEDEMEKLVQDMSHIATFANNISSNLQDRRQQITKLSNIHELLKNLQFLFDLPNKLKTCVEEKNYSLAVKYYAKSEQVLQDFGDHPSFSGIQSDCKEIVETLRKCLKVQFSRAEVTSQELEESASLLCKLGESSTDLAREFLEINKVRLEKDLEDLSSYVWSGENNGEVVLIFIEKCCNTALNNVALTIATFNNIFPSTISKHNEGMNSMATDVINQLCPIVESKIVEIIGFEISEACCLSVVAALDKFHRRLLAVQRLLLVDKQWSFTLITEIARIISHRTADALVIKWTSELQGWRDSWNNDNQPHGSVKFIEGALVEHIHRAFVALTAFVGNHVTFSQDSQFRQTFGRRYVREEVLVQSLSKLSTMLANLSNVTGKDSASPTLILVLSRVAIDFSQNLAQSLLSLIEEQFDIPVGFQGDHLTPISVITLDFKQTSQSLLQSYVQSESHVLVQMIRKSMDSRDWLTASEPRGVRPVIKRVLEEISRVDSHAAQLYEEGSRKERSSDSSRRTHHSSSRMQQKSSWSSLGPSQLDSSLLNNIQKLFSERIDLSGTVEPNKGSVVMAIIKICLKGFLECVRLKTFGKYGIQQIQVDCYYLQLFLWRFTFDENLVHSLLDEILSSAVQRCLEPVLMEPGVVELICER
- the LOC124194100 gene encoding vacuolar protein sorting-associated protein 51 homolog isoform X3 — encoded protein: MKNVKMSKELNENDKRKRNNLLSQYYGITEEKDVENLFDVDGKHFNADAYVDKLVQETSLKQLIDKEQELVREIQSLDSEMQTLVYENYNKFILATDTIRQMKSDFKTMEDEMEKLVQDMSHIATFANNISSNLQDRRQQITKLSNIHELLKNLQFLFDLPNKLKTCVEEKNYSLAVKYYAKSEQVLQDFGDHPSFSGIQSDCKEIVETLRKCLKVQFSRAEVTSQELEESASLLCKLGESSTDLAREFLEINKVRLEKDLEDLSSYVWSGENNGEVVLIFIEKCCNTALNNVALTIATFNNIFPSTISKHNEGMNSMATDVINQLCPIVESKIVEIIGFEISEACCLSVVAALDKFHRRLLAVQRLLLVDKQWSFTLITEIARIISHRTADALVIKWTSELQGWRDSWNNDNQPHGSVKFIEGALVEHIHRAFVALTAFVGNHVTFSQDSQFRQTFGRRYVREEVLVQSLSKLSTMLANLSNVTGKDSASPTLILVLSRVAIDFSQNLAQSLLSLIEEQFDIPVGFQGDHLTPISVITLDFKQTSQSLLQSYVQSESHVLVQMIRKSMDSRDWLTASEPRGVRPVIKRVLEEISRVDSHAAQLYEEGSRKERSSDSSRRTHHSSRMQQKSSWSSLGPSQLDSSLLNNIQKLFSERIDLSGTVEPNKGSVVMAIIKICLKGFLECVRLKTFGKYGIQQIQVDCYYLQLFLWRFTFDENLVHSLLDEILSSAVQRCLEPVLMEPGVVELICER